In Lolium rigidum isolate FL_2022 chromosome 7, APGP_CSIRO_Lrig_0.1, whole genome shotgun sequence, the DNA window tccccccaATGAGAATTGGATGAGGGTTTTCCTTTGCTAGATTCATCAACTCACGAAGAAAGGCGGCCTTATGAGCTTCCTGAGCAGCACCATACACGgctacaagactccatatgaaattttCAGCTCTATTACGGATGTGGAATTTGATATGATATTCCCCAACCGAATGTGCTAACACTTCCATAGAGTCTGTTTTGACACCAAGTAAGATACCTCCGGAACGCCCACGGGGTGGACAGGATAACCAAGTAAAGTCTATACCACCGGATATACGGTTCAGAAGACTTTGCGAGAAATCCCGTCGCCTCATCTCAGAAATAGCCAAACAATCCAAACTATGATCCCTAATGCAATCGGCAaaatgtaagtgtttagccaagtcatcaagacctctgctattcgcaaacatgccattcattggaAAATAATTGGATATTTGGGAATTTTTTTGAACGGATAACATTGACCAGATCCTCGAACATGAAATCCACCATCGTTGCATGTTTTCTCAGAAGGTATTGCTCACCAAGTGCCCACTCAACCTACAATCACAGTAGTACACTATGGTTCAGGCCCGAACATCAGACATGTGATTGAACTGGACTAACAAAAGTTTGCTTAATAAATGGAAGGATATGCAGCCAGGCATGGTTAATCCTAGGACACTTGAAGTTGGTGACTCAATTTCCTTGTGCCAGAACTCTAGCATAAGTAACAAAAGCATGTCAGAACCAAATCAAATAAGCAGGGTTTGGCAGGTTTGCGTGGAAATAATAGTGAGAGAAAGAACTTTGAACATTCCTCAGTAGCTATGGTAGAATCTCCTTTTTTGGACTGGTCGATCAATGGAGAACCTCCTTCACGCAGGACCTACCACAGTGCCACTTCCCCCACTTGAAACTTATGCCATGGGCATCTTGCTGGTTGCCGCAAGCATAGGAATATAATCCAAGGAAATCCCTGCAAAGAGCTACACGGATACAATACCTACGAGTAAACTAAGGCAAATGCATGAAGCCATTCTCCCTCAACCCGTCAGGCAATAAGTTATTAGAATCGAACTATGTGATCACACTTTCTTAGTAGCCTTGTGTGTAAAGGAAGATGCCATGCTCGAGCTAGCCTGAAAGTTAGGTCGCCTTCCACCAAGAAACGAGATAACATTCAGATTCAGATCATCACCCCTCCCTCGCAGCCTGCAGATAGAAACGAATAAAGCTGCGAGATGCACGCGTGCGTGAATCGTGACCAGTATAAAAGGAGGCACAGCCTCGAGAGGCTTCAGACCATCCACCTTAGCCAGCACAGCCGTCTCTGCAACTGTAAGGTTTAGCTATATCCATGGCGATCAGGGGAATCCAATCGGCGCGCGGGATGTCTGTGGAGGAGTTCAAGGAGTGGCTGAAGCAGTTCGACgtcgacggcgatggccggatCAGCCGGGGCGAGCTCCGGGAGGCCATCCGGCGCCGCGGCGGGTGGTTCACCACCCTCAAGGCAGGCCGCGCCGTCCGCCACGCCGACAGGGACAACAGCGGATACGTAGATGACGCAGAGATCGAGAACCTCGTTGCCTTCGCGCAGAAAGACCTTGGGATGAAGATCTCCGCCTGGTAGCTGCCTAGGCTAAGCTCCACGTGTGGAGTTTTTATCAGCTCTGCTTAATATTAATGATCGAAGACCATTACATCACCCCCTCTACTATATATTGCTTTGTGCGGTAGCTTCGACTTGACATGCGAACTTCTCCTGAATAATATGTGGAAATTCAGGAGAACTAACTAAGGTTTGCATCTTTACTAAAGCGTCTATGCATGTATGGCTATGCTGGGGTTTAATCTTCGTAAAGATGAAACTgactgggagtgatgttttggcacatgggagcatatgctccctttattttgaaatacatgttagacacattttaaaatgtcaaaaaaattgaaacaaaaatttcacacgtacatcttcatgtgctacgcgcttacaaagtcgtttcattaAAAATCAAcacgtcatgtgacgtgtgtaaaaaagacaaaattcggtgctgaaacaaagacttgtcacaagataaattttctctttttcgcttagactacaaaaaatatcattttttcgtgaaacttgacgaatacacatatattatgaagatgtacatgtaaatattttttccaaatttttttaa includes these proteins:
- the LOC124678101 gene encoding calmodulin-like, which produces MAIRGIQSARGMSVEEFKEWLKQFDVDGDGRISRGELREAIRRRGGWFTTLKAGRAVRHADRDNSGYVDDAEIENLVAFAQKDLGMKISAW